The following coding sequences lie in one Halanaerobiales bacterium genomic window:
- a CDS encoding DUF86 domain-containing protein gives MVDKEIIKDRLSLLEEYILDLEEYRDLTLEELENNKILFRYLERTLHLAIEAILDIGSHIISDERLGNPKFNSEIIKILAQNDIIKENVEDYVKMAKFRNIIVHDYADIDAEILLKIVRENVVDLKEIFKWYREYIS, from the coding sequence TTGGTTGATAAAGAAATAATAAAAGATAGGTTGAGTCTTTTAGAAGAATATATTTTAGATTTAGAAGAATATAGAGATTTGACTCTTGAAGAATTGGAAAATAACAAAATATTGTTTAGATATTTAGAAAGAACTCTACATCTTGCAATAGAAGCTATTTTAGATATAGGTAGCCATATTATAAGTGATGAGCGACTTGGTAATCCTAAATTCAACAGTGAAATTATTAAAATTTTAGCCCAAAATGATATTATCAAAGAAAATGTTGAAGACTATGTTAAAATGGCTAAATTTAGAAATATTATAGTCCATGATTATGCTGATATTGATGCAGAAATCTTATTGAAAATAGTAAGAGAAAATGTAGTTGACTTAAAAGAAATATTCAAATGGTATAGAGAGTATATTTCTTAG
- a CDS encoding nucleotidyltransferase domain-containing protein has product MQNSRESKILDKKLIEKKLKDYFSNKNEIIAVYIFGSFYKQSFNNRSDLDLAVIFKEEIDKFDKFDIKLKMLADIEDLIKIKVDLVDFENVDLKIKHHILDGKLIHCKNNSKRVKLEKQVILNYIDMRKRYDIFNKNLGGRF; this is encoded by the coding sequence ATGCAGAACTCTAGAGAAAGTAAAATTTTAGACAAAAAATTAATTGAAAAGAAACTAAAAGATTATTTTTCAAATAAAAATGAAATCATAGCTGTTTATATTTTTGGTTCATTTTATAAACAAAGTTTTAATAATAGAAGTGACCTGGATCTGGCTGTTATTTTTAAAGAAGAAATTGATAAGTTTGATAAATTTGATATTAAGCTAAAAATGCTTGCAGATATAGAGGATTTAATAAAAATAAAAGTTGATTTAGTAGATTTTGAAAATGTAGATCTAAAAATAAAACACCATATTTTAGATGGAAAATTAATTCACTGTAAAAATAATAGTAAAAGAGTAAAGTTAGAAAAACAGGTGATTTTAAATTATATTGATATGAGGAAAAGATATGATATTTTTAATAAGAATTTAGGAGGGAGATTTTAA